In Luteibacter mycovicinus, a genomic segment contains:
- the amaB gene encoding L-piperidine-6-carboxylate dehydrogenase, protein MSSKILAALDLNATESGTYLGRGEWAATTDAGNITPVNPATGERIATVQATSATDYETIVQRAQEAFAIWRTTPAPRRGEAVRLCGEALRQHKDALGSLVALEMGKIKPEGDGEVQEMIDIADFAVGQSRMLYGYTMHSERPGHRMYEQWHPIGLVGIVSAFNFPVAVWAWNAFLAAICGDISIWKPSPKTPLSAIATMKICNAALKEAGFPDIFFLFNDAGTDLAQTFVDDKRVPLISFTGSTRVGRMVGERVAKRMGRSLLELGGNNAIILDQSADLKLAIPGIVFGAVGTAGQRCTSTRRVLVHRSIHDQVVDTLVKAYGQVEQKIGDPTLATTLMGPLNSPEAVQTFVAAVEKAKASGGTVRTGGKALTDRKGNFVLPTIITGLSNTDEVVQTETFAPILYVMPFDTLDEAIAEQNAVPQGLSSALFTQDLKAAEQYLSAAGSDCGIANINIGTSGAEIGGAFGGEKETGGGRESGSDAWKVYMRRQTNTINYSDSLPLAQGIKFEF, encoded by the coding sequence ATGTCCTCGAAGATCCTCGCAGCGCTCGATCTCAACGCCACGGAATCGGGCACCTACCTCGGTCGCGGCGAGTGGGCCGCCACCACGGATGCCGGCAACATCACGCCGGTGAACCCGGCCACCGGCGAGCGGATTGCGACGGTACAGGCCACGAGCGCCACGGATTACGAGACGATCGTGCAGCGCGCGCAGGAAGCCTTCGCGATCTGGCGGACCACGCCGGCCCCGCGCCGTGGCGAGGCCGTGCGCCTTTGCGGCGAGGCCCTGCGCCAGCATAAAGACGCCCTGGGTTCGCTGGTCGCACTCGAGATGGGCAAGATCAAGCCGGAAGGCGACGGCGAAGTTCAGGAAATGATCGACATCGCCGATTTCGCGGTGGGTCAGAGCCGCATGCTCTACGGCTACACGATGCATTCGGAGCGCCCGGGCCATCGCATGTACGAGCAGTGGCACCCGATCGGCCTGGTCGGCATCGTCAGCGCGTTCAACTTTCCGGTGGCCGTCTGGGCCTGGAACGCCTTCCTGGCGGCTATCTGCGGCGACATCAGCATCTGGAAGCCGTCGCCGAAGACGCCGCTCTCGGCCATCGCCACCATGAAGATCTGCAACGCGGCGCTCAAGGAAGCCGGCTTCCCGGACATTTTCTTCCTGTTCAACGATGCGGGCACCGATCTGGCGCAGACTTTCGTCGACGACAAGCGCGTTCCGCTGATCAGCTTCACCGGTTCGACCCGGGTCGGTCGCATGGTCGGCGAGCGCGTCGCGAAGCGCATGGGCCGCAGCCTGCTGGAACTGGGCGGAAACAACGCCATCATCCTCGACCAGTCGGCCGATCTGAAGCTGGCCATTCCCGGCATCGTCTTCGGCGCCGTGGGCACCGCCGGTCAGCGCTGCACCAGCACGCGCCGGGTCCTGGTGCATCGTTCCATCCACGACCAGGTCGTCGACACCCTCGTCAAGGCCTACGGCCAGGTCGAGCAGAAGATCGGCGACCCCACGCTGGCGACCACCCTGATGGGTCCGCTGAACAGCCCCGAGGCCGTGCAGACCTTCGTCGCCGCGGTCGAGAAGGCCAAGGCCTCCGGCGGCACGGTGCGTACGGGCGGCAAGGCACTCACCGACCGCAAGGGCAACTTCGTCCTGCCGACGATCATCACCGGCCTGAGCAATACCGACGAGGTCGTGCAGACCGAGACCTTCGCGCCGATCCTCTACGTGATGCCGTTCGACACGCTGGACGAGGCGATCGCGGAGCAGAACGCCGTGCCGCAGGGCCTGTCCTCGGCGCTGTTCACGCAGGATTTGAAAGCCGCCGAACAGTATCTGTCGGCCGCCGGCTCGGATTGCGGCATCGCCAACATCAACATCGGCACCTCCGGCGCGGAAATCGGCGGCGCCTTCGGTGGTGAGAAGGAGACCGGCGGCGGTCGCGAGTCGGGTTCGGATGCCTGGAAGGTCTATATGCGCCGCCAGACCAACACCATCAACTACTCCGATTCGCTGCCGCTGGCCCAGGGCATCAAGTTCGAGTTCTGA
- a CDS encoding class I SAM-dependent methyltransferase — translation MTDLRSTDRFSDRVADYVRFRPDYPRALVGWLHEQGVRPDWTVADIGAGTGISSKLFLDAGHRVTGVEPNAPMRAAAEQWLGTEGRFRSHDGTAEATGLPDGSVDLIIAGQAFHWFDKEKVRTEFTRVLSDRGLVAVFWNTRRLTGTPFLEGYERLLHEYGIDYVSVAGRYADDEAMAQWFGHGYRGMASFPHGQKLDYEGLLGRTMSSSYMPKPGHPNHEPLLFALRSLFDATQDGGTIDFDYDTRIFAGHPDA, via the coding sequence ATGACCGACCTGCGCTCCACGGATCGCTTCTCCGACCGCGTGGCGGACTATGTCCGCTTCCGGCCGGACTACCCCCGGGCGCTCGTCGGCTGGCTTCACGAGCAGGGCGTGCGGCCGGACTGGACCGTCGCCGATATCGGCGCCGGTACCGGCATCTCCAGCAAGCTGTTCCTCGACGCCGGGCACCGCGTGACCGGCGTCGAACCGAACGCACCCATGCGCGCCGCGGCCGAGCAATGGCTGGGCACCGAAGGGCGCTTCCGGTCGCATGACGGGACCGCGGAAGCGACCGGCCTGCCCGACGGGTCGGTCGACCTGATCATCGCCGGGCAGGCGTTTCACTGGTTCGACAAGGAAAAGGTACGCACCGAGTTCACCCGCGTGCTCAGTGACCGCGGTCTGGTGGCGGTGTTCTGGAACACGCGCCGGCTCACCGGCACGCCGTTCCTCGAAGGCTACGAGCGTCTGCTGCACGAGTACGGCATCGACTATGTCAGCGTGGCCGGGCGCTACGCCGATGACGAAGCCATGGCGCAGTGGTTCGGCCATGGCTATCGCGGCATGGCGTCGTTTCCGCACGGCCAGAAGCTGGACTACGAGGGGCTGCTCGGCCGGACCATGTCGTCGTCGTACATGCCGAAACCCGGCCACCCCAACCACGAACCGCTGTTGTTCGCCCTGCGCTCGCTGTTCGACGCCACGCAGGACGGCGGTACCATCGATTTCGATTACGACACCCGTATCTTCGCGGGACACCCGGACGCCTGA
- a CDS encoding quinone-dependent dihydroorotate dehydrogenase has product MYDLIRPLLFALDAETAHGLTLYASDVAQRSGFSSLIAKPPADLPVKVFGIDFPNPVGLAAGLDKNGEHLDGLAAMGFGFVEIGTVTPRPQAGNDKPRMFRLPNHEAVINRLGFNNGGIDALVRNVRKASFRGVLGINIGKNKDTPNERAIDDYLICLDRAYPLASYVTVNISSPNTQGLRDLQEEETLRRFIGTLRESQESLAAKHGARKPMLLKIAPDLSEGELDAIADVLLASGIDGVICTNTTIDRDTVAGDPHAGEVGGLSGRPLFEKSTRVLRAMKARVGDRLPIIGVGGILDGDTAAEKIEAGASLVQVYSGLVYRGPKLIAEAVTEIRRRGIVA; this is encoded by the coding sequence ATGTACGACCTGATCCGCCCCCTGCTGTTCGCCCTCGACGCCGAGACCGCGCACGGCCTTACGCTCTACGCGTCCGATGTCGCGCAACGCAGCGGCTTTTCCAGCCTGATAGCCAAGCCGCCGGCTGACTTGCCGGTGAAGGTGTTCGGTATCGACTTCCCGAACCCCGTCGGTCTCGCGGCCGGCCTCGACAAGAACGGCGAGCACCTCGACGGCCTTGCGGCCATGGGCTTCGGCTTCGTCGAGATCGGCACCGTGACGCCACGTCCGCAGGCCGGCAACGACAAGCCGCGCATGTTCCGGCTGCCGAATCACGAGGCGGTGATCAACCGGCTCGGCTTCAACAACGGCGGCATCGATGCGCTGGTGCGCAACGTACGGAAGGCATCCTTCCGCGGCGTGCTCGGCATCAACATCGGCAAGAACAAGGACACGCCCAACGAGCGTGCCATCGACGATTACCTGATCTGCCTCGATCGCGCCTACCCGCTGGCCAGCTACGTGACGGTCAACATTTCCTCCCCGAATACACAGGGCCTGCGCGACCTTCAGGAGGAAGAGACGCTGCGCCGATTCATCGGCACGCTGCGCGAGTCGCAGGAGAGCCTTGCCGCGAAACACGGGGCACGCAAGCCGATGCTGCTGAAGATCGCTCCCGATCTCTCGGAAGGCGAACTCGACGCCATCGCCGACGTATTGCTCGCTTCCGGTATCGACGGCGTCATCTGCACCAACACCACGATCGACCGCGACACCGTCGCCGGCGATCCGCATGCCGGCGAAGTGGGCGGCCTGTCGGGACGGCCATTGTTCGAGAAGTCCACTCGCGTCCTGCGCGCCATGAAGGCCCGCGTGGGCGACCGGCTGCCCATCATCGGCGTGGGCGGCATTCTCGACGGCGACACCGCCGCCGAAAAAATCGAGGCCGGCGCATCCCTGGTGCAGGTCTATTCGGGCCTGGTCTACCGCGGCCCGAAGCTGATCGCCGAAGCCGTCACCGAAATCCGTCGCCGCGGGATCGTGGCATGA
- the murB gene encoding UDP-N-acetylmuramate dehydrogenase yields MNNDPIDMGGFLLTSDAPLAGRNTLRVDARARLLAEVHDVGKLPGLLAYPAVRDGKVLVLGEGSNMLIRGDIDATVVAIANRGVETFQRDDRVLIRVAAGERWDDFVRWSLGQGYAGLENLILIPGTVGASPIQNIGAYGVEVAEFIDTVEAWDTHKGEFVLLDKAACAFSYRDSAFKRQPGRWIVVAVTFDLPRERPLSLDYAGIREEMEKMGAQRATPYHVAEAVVRLRSRKLPDPAVIGNAGSFFKNPIVGAHQADALALAHPGLPVWPHAGGTAKLSAGWLIETAGFKGARDGDAGMSNRHALVLVNHGKASGPQLWSFAQKVIAGVEAMFGVTLEPEPLVI; encoded by the coding sequence ATGAACAACGATCCCATCGACATGGGTGGCTTCCTGCTCACCAGCGACGCACCGCTCGCCGGACGGAACACGCTGCGCGTGGATGCCCGGGCGCGGCTGCTGGCCGAGGTGCACGACGTCGGCAAGCTGCCCGGGCTGCTCGCCTACCCTGCCGTTCGCGACGGCAAGGTGCTGGTCCTGGGCGAGGGCAGCAACATGCTGATCAGGGGCGACATCGACGCGACCGTCGTTGCCATCGCCAACCGCGGCGTCGAAACGTTTCAGCGCGACGATCGCGTACTGATCCGTGTCGCCGCCGGTGAACGCTGGGATGACTTCGTGCGGTGGTCGCTGGGCCAGGGCTACGCAGGCCTCGAGAATCTGATCCTGATCCCCGGCACCGTGGGTGCCTCGCCCATTCAGAATATCGGTGCGTACGGCGTCGAAGTGGCGGAGTTCATCGACACGGTGGAAGCCTGGGATACGCACAAGGGCGAGTTCGTCCTGCTCGACAAGGCCGCCTGTGCGTTCTCCTATCGAGACTCCGCGTTCAAGCGGCAACCTGGACGCTGGATCGTCGTGGCGGTGACCTTCGATCTCCCGCGTGAAAGGCCGCTGTCACTCGACTACGCGGGCATCCGCGAAGAAATGGAAAAGATGGGCGCGCAGCGCGCAACCCCGTATCACGTGGCCGAGGCCGTCGTCAGGCTGCGCTCGCGCAAACTTCCCGACCCGGCCGTGATCGGCAATGCGGGCAGCTTCTTCAAGAACCCCATCGTCGGCGCCCATCAGGCCGACGCCCTGGCGCTCGCCCACCCTGGCCTGCCGGTGTGGCCGCATGCGGGCGGCACGGCCAAGCTTTCCGCGGGGTGGCTGATCGAAACGGCGGGCTTCAAGGGCGCACGCGACGGCGATGCCGGCATGTCCAATCGCCACGCACTGGTTCTCGTGAATCACGGCAAGGCCAGCGGCCCCCAGCTGTGGAGCTTCGCGCAGAAAGTGATCGCGGGCGTCGAGGCCATGTTCGGCGTCACCCTCGAGCCCGAGCCACTCGTGATCTGA
- the ppk1 gene encoding polyphosphate kinase 1: MTPPNETPTAPKSPASKAVAPPDLPEVDLGDSSLYVHRELSQLQFNIRVLDQALDESKPLIERLKFLLIFSSNMDEFFEIRVAGLKQQIAFDHEVIGADGIPPRRVLAEIAEVAHRQIDRQYQILNEKILPALAAEGIAIVRRNQWTHKQKLWVRRYFRHEVAPLVTPIGLDPTHPFPRLVNKSLNFIVQLEGTDAFGRDSGLAIVPAPRILPRLIRMPPEICEGGDNYVLLSSIIHAHADDLFPGMRVLGSYQFRLTRNADLTIDPEDVEDLARTLRGELFSRRYGDAVRLEVADNCPKPLVDYLLKQYSLEADSLYEVNGPVNLARLFEMTLQPQYARLQFPTFIPALPKVLAEAEDMFAVIGKQDVLLHHPFESFSPVVDFLRQAAKDPQVLTIKQTLYRSGANSEIVDALVEAARSGKEVTAVVELRARFDEESNLSLASRLQQAGAVVTYGVVGVKTHAKLMLVQRRENGKLVSYAHLGTGNYHSGNARLYTDYSLLTSDEALCDDVHRLFRLLTGMGKALKMKRMLYAPFTLKKGLLDLIAREATNAAAGKKAELVFKINAVTDPKLIRALYRASQAGVRVELIVRGMCCLRPGIPGVSQNIRVRSVVGRFLEHSRVYWFHNDGEPELFLASADLMERNLDRRVETCFPIEGKKLRQRVRRELDLYLTDNHSAWVQQADGGYTLLQPATGQPVRDAQTQLLERFGGLAAPAAA, encoded by the coding sequence ATGACGCCACCCAACGAGACGCCGACGGCACCCAAGAGCCCCGCCAGCAAAGCGGTGGCGCCGCCGGATCTGCCGGAAGTCGACCTCGGCGACAGCAGCCTCTATGTCCATCGCGAACTGTCGCAGCTGCAGTTCAACATCCGCGTCCTCGATCAGGCGCTGGACGAATCCAAGCCGCTGATCGAACGCCTCAAGTTCCTGCTGATCTTTTCGTCCAACATGGACGAGTTCTTCGAGATCCGCGTCGCCGGCCTGAAGCAGCAGATCGCGTTCGACCACGAAGTGATCGGCGCCGACGGCATTCCGCCACGCCGCGTGCTCGCCGAGATCGCCGAGGTCGCTCACCGCCAGATCGACCGGCAGTACCAGATCCTCAACGAGAAGATCCTTCCGGCCCTGGCCGCCGAGGGCATCGCCATCGTCCGGCGCAACCAGTGGACGCATAAGCAGAAGCTCTGGGTACGCCGCTATTTCCGCCATGAAGTGGCGCCTCTGGTCACGCCGATCGGCCTCGATCCGACCCATCCGTTCCCCCGGCTGGTCAACAAGAGCCTCAACTTCATCGTGCAGCTGGAAGGCACCGATGCGTTCGGCCGGGATTCGGGCCTCGCCATCGTTCCCGCCCCGCGTATCCTTCCGCGTCTGATCCGCATGCCCCCGGAGATCTGTGAGGGCGGCGACAATTACGTCCTGCTCTCCTCGATCATCCATGCGCACGCGGACGATCTTTTCCCCGGCATGCGCGTTCTGGGCTCGTATCAGTTCCGTCTGACCCGCAACGCGGATCTCACGATCGATCCGGAAGACGTGGAAGATCTCGCGCGCACGCTGCGCGGCGAGCTCTTTTCGCGGCGCTACGGCGACGCCGTGCGTCTGGAAGTCGCGGATAACTGTCCCAAGCCGCTGGTCGACTATCTGCTGAAACAGTATTCGCTCGAGGCCGACTCCCTTTACGAAGTCAACGGCCCGGTCAACCTGGCTCGCCTTTTCGAGATGACCCTGCAGCCACAGTATGCGCGCCTGCAGTTCCCGACCTTCATCCCGGCACTGCCCAAGGTGCTGGCCGAGGCCGAAGACATGTTCGCGGTCATCGGCAAACAGGACGTATTGCTGCACCACCCGTTCGAGTCGTTCTCGCCCGTCGTCGACTTCCTGCGCCAGGCGGCGAAGGACCCGCAGGTGCTGACGATCAAGCAGACGCTGTACCGGAGCGGAGCCAATTCGGAAATCGTCGACGCGCTGGTGGAAGCCGCGCGCTCAGGCAAGGAGGTCACCGCCGTGGTCGAGCTGCGTGCGCGCTTCGACGAGGAATCCAACCTCAGCCTCGCTTCACGCCTGCAGCAGGCCGGTGCGGTGGTGACCTATGGCGTCGTCGGCGTGAAGACACATGCCAAGCTCATGCTCGTGCAGCGTCGCGAGAACGGAAAACTGGTGAGCTACGCCCACCTCGGCACGGGCAACTATCACTCGGGCAACGCGCGCCTCTACACCGATTACAGCCTGCTGACCTCGGACGAGGCCTTGTGCGACGACGTGCATCGCCTGTTCCGTCTGCTCACGGGCATGGGCAAGGCACTGAAGATGAAGCGCATGCTGTATGCGCCGTTCACCCTGAAAAAGGGCCTGCTCGACCTGATCGCTCGCGAGGCGACGAACGCCGCCGCCGGTAAAAAGGCGGAGCTCGTCTTCAAGATCAACGCGGTCACGGACCCCAAGCTCATTCGCGCGCTGTACCGGGCGAGCCAGGCGGGCGTCCGCGTCGAGCTCATCGTTCGCGGCATGTGCTGCCTGAGGCCCGGCATTCCGGGTGTGTCGCAGAACATCCGCGTGCGCTCGGTGGTCGGCCGGTTCCTGGAGCACAGCCGCGTCTACTGGTTCCACAACGATGGCGAGCCCGAACTTTTCCTGGCCAGTGCCGACCTGATGGAGCGCAATCTCGACCGCCGCGTCGAGACGTGCTTCCCCATCGAGGGCAAGAAGCTGCGCCAGCGTGTGCGCCGCGAGCTCGACCTCTACCTGACCGACAACCATTCGGCCTGGGTCCAGCAGGCCGATGGCGGTTACACGCTGCTCCAGCCGGCAACCGGGCAGCCGGTACGGGACGCGCAGACCCAGCTGCTCGAGCGATTCGGCGGTCTGGCCGCTCCGGCGGCCGCCTAG
- a CDS encoding sensor domain-containing diguanylate cyclase, with the protein MSSRERQWQWLHRLIQAVVTCLLFTVMATPAATLTGNWREAHPGDVPSDVLLEAYNRPLASFDPARMQVFPASANGTWVILRQLPPWTAGERVLSINTPGLGAVSLYDEHGRAVSTSLEDFGPGVHGHGRLMFSLPASMPASHTILLKFEPTTMPAGAVTMSTSSWADYLREDSGWVAFATACFAVILTMALMAMCFAAILRDMTFGWYAAYLVCYALIQGVKTGYIFHPLEFESLAGMGDTLGAAATSLSVSFSALFVLRFAKIDDYAPLLRMPVLAFAVGMPVLIVLRATGIEVLVQTAALLLQPLLLIGASLLLVAGAIAAARGSRHAWFFLVGWTPLLLLTALCGAQAQGMLADAPWLPNAAIAFGAFEAIVLSIGLSDRALTIRHDRDRARQLADSDPLTGVHNRRAWTDAALERLEQGMSRPIALLFLDLDHFKELNDRFGHAAGDRALVAVAAALRDELRPSDLLGRFGGEEFVAMLQGVDRENAMQVATRLCRRITRLDAHLGENSEPLTVSIGVALRTPADTLQSLIERADAAMYAAKLAGRNRVVCSGPAGPALVRREGKVAN; encoded by the coding sequence ATGAGCTCGAGGGAAAGACAGTGGCAGTGGTTACATCGCCTGATCCAGGCGGTCGTCACCTGCCTGCTCTTCACCGTCATGGCGACACCCGCGGCCACCCTCACCGGTAACTGGCGTGAGGCCCATCCCGGCGATGTCCCGTCGGACGTCCTGCTCGAAGCCTACAACCGGCCGCTCGCCTCGTTCGACCCGGCGCGCATGCAGGTCTTCCCGGCCTCGGCCAACGGCACCTGGGTCATTCTGCGGCAACTTCCGCCCTGGACCGCCGGCGAACGCGTGCTCAGCATCAACACGCCCGGGCTCGGCGCCGTGTCCCTCTACGACGAACACGGGCGGGCGGTGTCCACTTCGCTCGAAGACTTCGGCCCCGGCGTGCATGGACATGGGCGCCTGATGTTCAGCCTGCCCGCGTCGATGCCCGCGTCGCACACGATCCTGCTCAAGTTCGAACCGACGACGATGCCCGCCGGAGCGGTCACCATGTCGACCAGCTCGTGGGCCGACTATCTTCGCGAAGACAGTGGCTGGGTCGCTTTCGCGACGGCCTGTTTCGCGGTCATCCTGACGATGGCACTGATGGCGATGTGCTTCGCCGCCATCCTGCGTGACATGACTTTCGGCTGGTACGCGGCTTATCTGGTCTGCTACGCGCTCATCCAGGGCGTAAAGACGGGCTACATCTTCCATCCCCTGGAGTTCGAGTCGCTGGCGGGCATGGGCGATACGCTCGGCGCCGCGGCGACGTCGCTCTCCGTCTCGTTCTCGGCGCTGTTCGTGCTTCGCTTCGCCAAGATCGATGACTACGCACCGCTGTTGCGCATGCCGGTACTGGCGTTCGCCGTCGGCATGCCCGTGCTGATCGTGCTGCGTGCGACGGGTATCGAGGTCCTCGTGCAGACGGCGGCCTTGCTGCTACAGCCGTTGCTTCTGATCGGCGCATCGTTGCTGCTGGTCGCCGGCGCCATCGCCGCGGCCCGCGGCTCGCGACACGCCTGGTTCTTCCTCGTGGGCTGGACACCGTTGCTGTTGCTGACCGCGTTATGCGGCGCGCAGGCACAGGGCATGCTTGCCGACGCGCCGTGGCTGCCCAACGCGGCGATCGCCTTCGGGGCCTTCGAGGCCATCGTGCTGTCGATCGGCTTGTCGGACCGCGCACTCACCATCCGCCACGATCGCGATCGCGCGCGGCAGCTGGCCGACAGCGATCCGCTGACCGGGGTGCACAACCGCCGCGCCTGGACGGATGCCGCGCTGGAGCGTCTGGAGCAAGGCATGTCGCGTCCGATCGCCCTGCTCTTCCTCGACCTGGACCATTTCAAGGAACTCAACGACCGCTTCGGTCACGCGGCGGGCGACCGCGCGCTCGTGGCGGTGGCGGCGGCATTGCGAGACGAACTGAGGCCTTCGGATCTGCTGGGTCGGTTCGGCGGTGAGGAGTTCGTCGCCATGCTGCAGGGCGTGGATCGCGAGAACGCCATGCAGGTTGCCACACGGTTGTGCCGCCGCATCACACGACTGGATGCTCACCTGGGCGAGAACAGCGAACCGCTCACGGTGTCCATCGGCGTGGCTTTGCGCACGCCGGCGGATACGTTGCAGTCGTTGATCGAACGTGCCGACGCGGCGATGTATGCGGCCAAGCTGGCGGGCCGCAACCGGGTGGTGTGCTCGGGGCCGGCGGGGCCGGCCCTGGTGCGGCGCGAGGGTAAGGTCGCCAACTAG